A segment of the Candidatus Delongbacteria bacterium genome:
TCAACTACCTGCTGCCCCGCGAAGGCGTGATGACCATGCACTGCTCGGCCAATGTGGACGAAGCCGGTGACACGGCCCTGTTCTTCGGCCTCTCGGGCACCGGCAAGACCACCCTTTCGGCCGATCCGCGGCGGCGCCTGATCGGCGACGACGAGCACGGCTGGAGTGACGAGGGTGTCTTCAACTTCGAGAACGGCTGTTACGCCAAGGTGATCAACCTGTCCGCGGAAGCCGAGCCGGAGATCCACGCCTGCACGCATCGTTTCGGCACGATCCTCGAGAACGTGGTGCACGACCCCGTGACCCGCCGTCTGGATCTGGATGACGACACGCGCACCGAGAACACGCGCGCCTCCTACCCGCTCTCCTTCATCGGCAATGCGGTGCCCGAGAAACGCGCGGGCCACCCGAAGAACATCATCATGCTCACCTGCGACGCCAGCGGCGTGATGCCCCCGATCGCGAAACTGAGCACCGAGCAGGCGCTGTACCACTTCATCAGCGGTTACACGGCCAAGGTTTCCGGCACCGAGCTGGACATGGGCCTGGAGCCCGAAATCACCTTCAGCGCCTGTTTCGGCGCCCCCTTCATGGTGCACAAGCCCGAATACTACGCCGAGCTGCTGCGCCGCAAGATCGAGCGCTACGGAGTGCAGTGCTGGCTGGTGAATACCGGCTGGGTGGGCGGGGCCTACGGCGTGGGCAAGCGCATCTCGATCCGTCACACGCGCGCCCTGCTGGACGCAGCCCTCGACGGTCGGCTGAACGAGGTCGAATATCGCCGCGATCCACTCTTTGGCTTCCAGGTGCCGCTGAGCTGCCCCAATGTGCCCGAGAGCGTGCTGGTGCCCGAGAGCTCCTGGGCCGACAAGGCGGCCTACCGGCTGAAGTACCGCCAGCTGGGCAGCCTCTTCGTCGAGAACTTCCGCAAGTTCGCCGCCGACTGCCCCCCCGACGTGGTGGCCGCCGGTCCGCTGCTGAATCAGTTCTGAGGACACTGCAGAACCTTACCTGGCACACTGATCATGACACGCGCGGCTTCGGCCGCGCGTTCTCTTGGGCGGTACCGGTCATGCCGTGTGGGATAGGTTTCGCATTGGCACGCCCCGAGACGCGCATCCAGGCCCGATCACATCCATCTGCCCGGCCGCCCCATGTCGGGCAGCTTTGGGGACTGCCGTCATCAATGCCCCTGCATTGCCATCTTGAACGCCACTTGCACGGGCCCATTCAAACCCCTCGTCCCAGTCTGGCGT
Coding sequences within it:
- the pckA gene encoding phosphoenolpyruvate carboxykinase (ATP) is translated as MINYLKISSPAAAIARELKSDYGLVNHGLANLGTVYWNLPEPALYEEILFRREGRISQEGPIVVNTGTHTARAANDKFVVLEASSDPEVWWGQYNRPFSSQKFSEVLNRLQAFMQERDLFVQDGWGGADPQYRLPIRVITEYAWHSLFARNMFIPLDGADEYRRHVPDFTIISMPSFKAIPELDGTRSDTFILLSFDHRLAIIGGTGYGGEIKKSVFTVLNYLLPREGVMTMHCSANVDEAGDTALFFGLSGTGKTTLSADPRRRLIGDDEHGWSDEGVFNFENGCYAKVINLSAEAEPEIHACTHRFGTILENVVHDPVTRRLDLDDDTRTENTRASYPLSFIGNAVPEKRAGHPKNIIMLTCDASGVMPPIAKLSTEQALYHFISGYTAKVSGTELDMGLEPEITFSACFGAPFMVHKPEYYAELLRRKIERYGVQCWLVNTGWVGGAYGVGKRISIRHTRALLDAALDGRLNEVEYRRDPLFGFQVPLSCPNVPESVLVPESSWADKAAYRLKYRQLGSLFVENFRKFAADCPPDVVAAGPLLNQF